The following are encoded in a window of Sinomonas cyclohexanicum genomic DNA:
- a CDS encoding DUF5703 family protein: MKERILSTAESPGLGTRSAGPGRAYEYLVLSVGPGDSVAEARQRVREHSEYGKWELERSRLYIGGGRQYLLRRKVMLVERTA, from the coding sequence ATGAAGGAACGGATCCTCTCCACCGCCGAGTCTCCCGGCCTCGGGACGCGGTCCGCCGGACCGGGTCGAGCCTACGAGTATCTGGTCCTCTCGGTGGGGCCGGGCGACTCGGTGGCCGAGGCACGCCAGCGGGTGCGCGAGCACTCCGAATACGGCAAATGGGAGCTCGAGCGGAGTCGGCTGTACATCGGCGGCGGCCGGCAGTACCTGCTGCGGCGCAAGGT
- a CDS encoding undecaprenyl-diphosphate phosphatase → MQFLEAAFLGLIQGLTEFLPVSSSAHLRIVGEFLPNAQDPGAAFTAITQLGTESAVIIYFWRDIVRIARAWFGSLVGRVPRSDPDARMGWFVIIGSIPIVVLGLLFQDQIETVLRSLWITATTLIVFGLILAVADATGRHARTLDHLSTRHGIIYGFAQALALIPGVSRSGGTITAGLFMGYTREAAARYSFLLAIPAVFGSGLYQLYKSLKGGFDGGPYGLAETAVATVIAFVVGYIIIGWFLKYVSHNSYRLFVWYRIALGALLYVLLGFGVISAGH, encoded by the coding sequence GTGCAATTCCTCGAAGCCGCGTTCCTCGGTCTCATTCAGGGCCTGACCGAGTTCCTGCCCGTCTCCTCGAGCGCCCACCTGCGGATCGTGGGGGAGTTCCTGCCCAACGCCCAGGACCCGGGCGCGGCGTTCACCGCCATCACCCAGCTGGGGACCGAGTCCGCCGTGATCATCTACTTCTGGCGGGACATCGTGCGGATCGCGCGGGCGTGGTTCGGCTCCCTCGTGGGCCGTGTGCCGCGCAGCGACCCGGACGCCCGGATGGGCTGGTTCGTGATCATCGGCAGCATCCCGATCGTGGTGCTGGGCCTCCTGTTCCAGGACCAGATCGAGACGGTGCTCCGGTCGCTGTGGATCACGGCGACGACTCTGATCGTGTTCGGCCTCATCCTCGCCGTGGCGGACGCCACGGGTCGCCACGCACGCACCCTGGACCACCTCAGCACGCGGCACGGCATCATCTACGGATTCGCCCAGGCGCTCGCGCTCATCCCGGGCGTCTCACGCTCCGGCGGCACCATCACCGCGGGCCTGTTCATGGGCTACACCCGCGAGGCGGCGGCCCGGTACTCGTTCCTCCTCGCGATCCCCGCCGTGTTCGGCTCCGGCCTGTACCAGCTGTACAAGAGCCTCAAGGGCGGGTTCGACGGCGGCCCCTACGGGCTCGCCGAGACAGCGGTGGCCACTGTCATCGCGTTCGTCGTGGGGTACATCATCATCGGCTGGTTCCTGAAGTACGTCTCGCACAACTCGTACCGCCTCTTCGTCTGGTACAGGATCGCGCTCGGCGCGCTCCTGTATGTCCTCCTCGGATTCGGGGTCATCTCGGCCGGGCACTAG
- the mshC gene encoding cysteine--1-D-myo-inosityl 2-amino-2-deoxy-alpha-D-glucopyranoside ligase, whose protein sequence is MKTWRQTPVPQLPGAAGPVRLFDTQLRDTVEIPTAPEQSMYVCGITPYDATHLGHASTYLAFDLLNRIWRDAGSTVSYVQNTTDVDDPLLERADATGVDWRTLAHQQIDLFQSDMEALRVLAPDHYIGAVESIPWIIPEVERLLEEGLAYQLAGAEGEPDADVYYDVTEATRRADSPEAWRLGTVSHLTVAEMIEVFGERGGDPERPGKHSPLDPILWREARLGEPHWDGGTLGPGRPGWHIECTVIAQKFLPAPFTVQGGGSDLAFPHHEMGAGHAWSLHHVPLAKHFAHTGMVGLDGEKMSKSRGNLVLVSKLRAAGVDPAAIRLAVLANHYRSDWEWTQELLDASVRRLENWRSAVVRALPGSGEPLLAEIRGAITDDLDAPRALAAVDKWAEDSRAVDDASAHDGDLVASAVDALLGVPLS, encoded by the coding sequence GTGAAAACCTGGAGGCAGACCCCCGTCCCTCAGCTGCCCGGCGCCGCCGGCCCCGTCCGGCTCTTCGACACCCAGCTGCGCGACACCGTCGAGATCCCGACTGCCCCCGAGCAGTCCATGTACGTCTGCGGCATCACTCCGTACGACGCGACGCATCTCGGGCACGCCTCCACATATCTCGCCTTCGACCTGCTGAACCGGATCTGGCGCGACGCCGGAAGCACCGTCAGCTACGTGCAGAACACCACCGACGTCGACGACCCGCTCCTCGAGCGCGCGGACGCCACCGGGGTGGACTGGCGGACGCTGGCCCACCAGCAGATCGACCTGTTCCAATCCGACATGGAGGCCCTGCGGGTCCTCGCCCCGGACCACTACATCGGTGCCGTCGAGTCGATCCCGTGGATCATCCCCGAGGTCGAACGGCTCCTCGAGGAAGGCCTCGCCTACCAGCTTGCCGGCGCCGAGGGCGAGCCCGACGCCGACGTCTACTACGACGTCACCGAGGCCACGCGCCGCGCGGACTCGCCCGAGGCCTGGCGTCTCGGCACGGTCTCGCACCTCACGGTCGCCGAGATGATCGAGGTCTTCGGCGAGCGCGGCGGCGACCCCGAGCGCCCCGGCAAGCACAGCCCGCTCGACCCCATCCTCTGGCGCGAGGCCCGCCTCGGCGAGCCCCACTGGGATGGCGGCACCCTCGGCCCCGGCCGCCCGGGCTGGCACATCGAATGCACCGTCATCGCGCAGAAGTTCCTGCCCGCCCCGTTCACCGTCCAGGGCGGCGGCTCAGACCTCGCCTTCCCGCACCACGAGATGGGCGCCGGGCACGCATGGAGCCTGCACCACGTGCCGCTCGCCAAGCACTTCGCCCACACCGGCATGGTGGGGCTCGACGGCGAGAAGATGAGCAAGTCCCGCGGCAACCTCGTCCTCGTCTCGAAGCTCCGCGCGGCGGGCGTCGACCCCGCGGCCATCCGCCTCGCGGTCCTCGCCAACCACTACCGCTCGGACTGGGAGTGGACGCAGGAGCTCCTGGACGCCTCGGTGCGCCGCCTCGAGAACTGGCGGAGCGCCGTCGTGCGTGCGCTTCCCGGCTCCGGGGAGCCCCTCCTGGCGGAGATCCGCGGCGCCATCACCGATGACCTGGACGCGCCGCGCGCACTCGCCGCGGTGGACAAGTGGGCCGAAGACTCGCGTGCGGTCGACGATGCCAGCGCGCACGACGGCGATCTGGTCGCCTCCGCGGTCGACGCCCTGCTCGGCGTCCCGCTGAGCTAG
- a CDS encoding PAC2 family protein encodes MNEFDADAPAPHPGLFPTPAEGERVTVMLAAFEGWNDAGEAASDAVRYLRRAFGAQRVGAIDADDFYDFQFTRPTVRQTGSGRRRIKWPTTKVSTARVEGHPVDLVFVQGTEPSYRWRAFTDELIEYVDDLNVDYLVVVGALLADVPHSRPIPVTATSENDEVRERLNLEASHYEGPTGIVGVFADAADHHGTPTVSLWAAVPHYVAQAPSPKAQLALLHRIEELLQVPLDTNDLAEDAEAWERGVNELATEDPEVAAYIHQLEEAKDTAELPEATGESIAREFERYLKRRGKENPGRES; translated from the coding sequence ATGAACGAGTTCGACGCAGACGCCCCGGCGCCCCACCCCGGCCTCTTCCCGACGCCCGCTGAGGGCGAGAGGGTCACCGTCATGCTCGCGGCGTTCGAAGGCTGGAACGATGCGGGCGAGGCGGCGAGCGACGCGGTGCGCTACCTGCGCCGTGCCTTTGGCGCCCAACGCGTGGGCGCCATCGACGCCGACGACTTCTATGACTTCCAGTTCACCCGCCCCACCGTGCGCCAGACCGGCTCCGGCCGCCGCCGCATCAAGTGGCCCACCACGAAGGTTTCCACGGCCCGCGTCGAGGGGCATCCCGTGGACCTCGTGTTCGTCCAGGGCACGGAGCCGTCCTACCGGTGGCGGGCGTTCACCGATGAGCTGATCGAGTACGTCGACGACCTCAACGTGGACTACCTCGTCGTGGTAGGTGCGCTGCTCGCGGATGTGCCGCACTCTCGCCCGATCCCCGTCACGGCGACGAGCGAGAACGACGAGGTGCGCGAACGGCTCAACCTCGAGGCCTCCCACTACGAGGGGCCCACCGGGATCGTCGGCGTGTTCGCCGATGCGGCGGACCACCATGGCACCCCGACGGTCTCCCTCTGGGCTGCCGTTCCGCACTACGTGGCACAGGCGCCCTCGCCCAAGGCGCAGCTGGCCCTCCTGCACCGCATCGAGGAGCTCCTCCAGGTCCCACTGGACACGAACGACCTCGCCGAGGACGCAGAGGCGTGGGAGCGCGGCGTGAACGAACTCGCCACGGAGGACCCGGAGGTCGCCGCCTACATCCACCAGCTCGAGGAGGCCAAGGACACGGCGGAGCTGCCCGAGGCTACCGGCGAGTCGATCGCGCGCGAGTTCGAGCGCTACCTCAAGCGGCGTGGCAAGGAAAACCCCGGCAGGGAGAGCTAG
- a CDS encoding site-2 protease family protein, which produces MSGGHEAESRREGISLGRIAGVPVILAYSWFIVAAFTVIVYGPTLQLRQPQLGVAAYFVAFAYAVLLLLSVLVHELAHALTARAFGWPSQKIVLNLWGGHTQFEAFTASPGRSVVVALAGPAANFVLAAAAWFVVTGVTLTGVADILVNIFMWANFLIAVFNVLPGLPLDGGRIVESAVWKATGSQEKGTIAAGWTGRAIVVAIVVFTVAIPLAQGQQLDLPFTMITLLVAAFLWQGASASIRHAGFRSRLPDVVAGRLARPAVGVPNYATVDEAVRAGAESGVAVVLCSPEGKPQGVVDPSAISRVPEAARSTTPVTAVGYALAPGAYVPETASGQELIQYLAQLAGTEYAVVDSTGRIVGLLSQRDVVAVISGRPVRPAR; this is translated from the coding sequence GTGAGCGGCGGCCACGAGGCGGAGAGCAGGCGCGAGGGCATCTCGCTCGGGCGCATCGCCGGCGTCCCGGTCATCCTGGCGTACTCGTGGTTCATCGTGGCTGCGTTCACCGTGATCGTGTACGGGCCCACCCTCCAGCTGCGGCAGCCGCAGCTCGGTGTGGCCGCCTACTTCGTCGCCTTCGCGTACGCCGTGCTGCTGCTGCTCTCGGTGCTCGTGCACGAGCTCGCGCACGCCCTCACGGCACGCGCGTTCGGGTGGCCCAGCCAGAAGATCGTCCTGAACCTGTGGGGCGGGCACACCCAGTTCGAGGCCTTCACCGCCTCGCCGGGCCGTTCGGTCGTGGTGGCGCTCGCGGGGCCAGCCGCGAACTTCGTGCTCGCGGCCGCAGCGTGGTTCGTCGTCACCGGCGTGACCCTGACTGGCGTCGCGGACATCCTGGTCAACATCTTCATGTGGGCCAACTTCCTCATCGCCGTCTTCAACGTCCTGCCCGGCCTCCCGCTCGACGGCGGGCGCATTGTGGAGAGCGCCGTGTGGAAGGCCACCGGATCCCAGGAGAAGGGCACCATCGCGGCCGGCTGGACCGGACGCGCGATCGTCGTGGCGATCGTGGTCTTCACCGTCGCGATCCCGCTCGCCCAGGGCCAGCAGCTGGATCTGCCATTCACGATGATCACGCTCCTCGTCGCCGCGTTCCTGTGGCAGGGCGCGTCGGCGTCGATCCGCCACGCAGGATTCCGGTCGCGGCTGCCCGACGTGGTCGCGGGCCGCCTCGCCCGGCCGGCCGTCGGCGTGCCGAACTACGCGACCGTGGACGAGGCGGTGCGCGCGGGCGCGGAGTCCGGAGTCGCCGTCGTGCTCTGCTCGCCCGAGGGCAAGCCGCAGGGCGTGGTCGACCCCTCGGCGATCTCGCGCGTGCCCGAGGCGGCCCGGAGCACGACGCCGGTCACCGCCGTGGGCTATGCTCTCGCCCCGGGTGCCTACGTGCCCGAGACCGCGTCCGGCCAGGAGCTGATCCAATACCTTGCGCAGCTCGCCGGTACCGAATACGCCGTCGTGGACTCCACCGGGCGCATCGTGGGGCTCTTGAGCCAGCGCGACGTCGTCGCGGTCATCTCCGGCCGTCCCGTCCGCCCCGCCCGTTAG
- a CDS encoding tRNA (adenine-N1)-methyltransferase, which translates to MSSTPQATTTDGPTGASSRRGPFRAGERVQLTDERGRMNTITLAEGGAFHTHKGFLNHSEIIGKPDGSVVTNTAGHQYQTLRPLLSDFVLSMPRGAAVVYPKDAGQIVTMADIFPGARVVEAGVGSGALSISLLRAVGDGGYLHSFERRQEFADIAQGNVETIFGGPHPAWRISIGDFQDEVLRTEEPGSVDRVVLDMLAPWECLDAVATVLAPGGVWINYVATATQLSRTAEAIRADGRFTEPDAWESMVRGWHLEGLAVRPEHRMVGHTGFLLVTRRLAEGVEPLVRKKRNKSEFSEEDLNAWTPESVGERAVSDRKLRRAARDARAGSAEA; encoded by the coding sequence ATGAGCTCCACCCCCCAGGCCACCACGACGGACGGACCCACCGGGGCATCCTCCCGGCGCGGACCCTTCCGCGCCGGCGAGCGCGTGCAGCTGACCGACGAGCGCGGCCGCATGAACACCATCACCCTCGCCGAAGGCGGGGCCTTCCACACCCACAAGGGCTTCCTCAACCACTCCGAGATCATCGGGAAGCCGGACGGCTCGGTCGTGACGAACACCGCCGGGCACCAGTACCAGACCCTCCGCCCGCTCCTGAGCGACTTCGTCCTGTCCATGCCGCGCGGCGCCGCCGTGGTCTACCCGAAGGACGCAGGGCAGATCGTGACGATGGCGGACATCTTCCCGGGCGCGCGGGTCGTCGAGGCCGGCGTCGGCTCCGGCGCGCTCTCGATCTCGCTCCTGCGTGCCGTGGGCGACGGCGGCTACCTCCACTCGTTCGAGCGCCGCCAGGAGTTCGCAGACATCGCCCAGGGCAACGTCGAGACGATCTTCGGCGGCCCGCACCCGGCGTGGCGGATCTCGATCGGCGACTTCCAGGACGAAGTGCTCAGGACCGAGGAGCCCGGCAGCGTAGACCGGGTGGTCCTTGACATGCTCGCCCCCTGGGAGTGCCTCGACGCGGTCGCCACGGTCCTCGCCCCCGGCGGGGTGTGGATCAACTACGTCGCGACCGCGACCCAGCTCTCCCGCACTGCGGAGGCCATCAGGGCGGACGGCCGGTTCACGGAGCCGGACGCGTGGGAGTCGATGGTCCGCGGCTGGCACCTCGAGGGCCTGGCGGTGCGGCCCGAGCACCGCATGGTGGGCCACACGGGCTTCCTGCTCGTGACCCGCCGCCTGGCCGAGGGGGTCGAGCCGCTCGTGCGCAAGAAGCGCAACAAGTCGGAGTTCAGCGAGGAGGACCTCAACGCCTGGACCCCCGAGTCCGTCGGCGAGCGCGCCGTCTCGGACCGCAAGCTGCGCCGCGCCGCACGCGACGCGAGGGCCGGCAGCGCGGAGGCCTGA
- the arc gene encoding proteasome ATPase has translation MVENGQAGNGPEALPPSAHAEQLSIAERQINVLRDKLRAVDRQLAAATGNNTRMTEMLKTAKAEILRLKAALEHEGQPPYSFGSIVQLNRKRPAGGASAAVTDESVDVVTSGRKMRVGLSPLVALAELAVGQEVLLNEAFEVVAGLGYERSGELVTIKELLGNDRILVIGRGDEERVLRLSGPLQLERLRVGDAVSVDNRTGYALEKVPRSEVENLVLEEVPDISYQDIGGLASQIEQIRDAVELPFLHPDLYREHGLKAPKGILLYGPPGCGKTLIAKAVANSLAARAMERAGNADIKSYFLNIKGPELLDKYVGETERHIRLIFSRAREKASDGSPVVVFFDEMDSLFRTRGTGVSSDVETTIVPQLLSEIDGVERLDNVIVIGASNREDMIDPAILRPGRLDVKIKIQRPDAEAAADIFSKYLTDDLPIHASDLAEHHGDTAATVAAMIQRTVEAMYAADKSTEYLEVTYANGDTEILYFKDFNSGAVIQNVVDRAKKAAIKDLLTTGSKGLRMDHLLRAVADEFREHEDMPNTTNPDDWARISGKKGERITYIRTIVQGKGGAEPGRTIETTPSTGQYL, from the coding sequence ATGGTCGAGAACGGACAGGCAGGCAACGGCCCCGAGGCCCTGCCTCCGAGCGCACATGCGGAACAGCTGAGCATCGCCGAGCGGCAGATCAACGTGCTCCGGGACAAGCTGCGTGCCGTCGACCGGCAGCTCGCCGCCGCGACCGGGAACAACACGCGCATGACCGAGATGCTCAAGACCGCCAAGGCGGAGATCCTCCGGCTCAAGGCTGCACTCGAACACGAGGGACAGCCGCCGTACTCGTTCGGAAGCATCGTCCAGCTCAACCGCAAGCGGCCCGCCGGCGGCGCCTCGGCCGCGGTCACCGACGAGAGCGTCGACGTCGTCACGAGCGGCCGGAAGATGCGGGTCGGGCTCAGCCCGCTCGTGGCCCTCGCCGAGCTCGCCGTGGGCCAGGAGGTGCTCCTCAACGAGGCCTTCGAAGTCGTCGCGGGACTCGGCTACGAGCGGTCCGGCGAGCTCGTCACGATCAAGGAGCTCCTCGGGAACGACAGGATCCTCGTGATCGGCCGGGGCGACGAGGAGCGGGTCCTGAGGCTCTCTGGCCCCCTCCAGCTTGAGCGGCTCCGCGTCGGCGACGCCGTCTCCGTGGACAACCGCACCGGCTACGCGCTCGAGAAGGTGCCCCGCTCCGAGGTGGAGAACCTGGTCCTCGAAGAGGTCCCGGACATCAGCTACCAGGACATCGGCGGCCTGGCCTCGCAGATCGAGCAGATCCGCGACGCGGTCGAGCTGCCGTTCCTCCACCCGGACCTCTACCGGGAGCATGGCCTCAAGGCGCCGAAGGGCATCCTGCTCTACGGCCCGCCCGGATGCGGCAAGACGCTCATCGCAAAGGCGGTGGCCAACTCGCTCGCGGCCCGGGCCATGGAGCGGGCAGGCAACGCCGACATCAAGAGCTACTTCCTGAACATCAAGGGACCGGAGCTCTTGGATAAGTACGTGGGGGAGACCGAGCGGCACATCCGGCTCATCTTCTCCCGTGCCCGGGAGAAGGCCTCGGACGGCAGCCCGGTGGTCGTCTTCTTCGACGAGATGGACTCGCTGTTCCGCACGCGCGGCACCGGCGTCTCCTCCGATGTCGAGACGACGATCGTGCCGCAGCTGCTGAGCGAGATCGACGGCGTCGAGCGGCTCGACAACGTGATCGTCATCGGAGCCTCCAACCGCGAGGACATGATAGACCCGGCGATCCTGCGCCCGGGGCGCCTTGACGTGAAGATCAAGATCCAGCGCCCGGATGCTGAGGCGGCCGCGGACATCTTCTCGAAGTACCTCACGGATGACCTCCCGATCCACGCCTCCGATCTGGCCGAGCACCACGGCGACACCGCCGCGACGGTTGCCGCGATGATCCAGCGCACGGTCGAGGCGATGTACGCGGCGGACAAGTCGACCGAGTACCTCGAGGTCACGTACGCGAATGGCGACACCGAGATCCTGTACTTCAAGGACTTCAACTCCGGCGCGGTGATCCAGAATGTCGTGGACCGTGCCAAGAAGGCGGCGATCAAGGATCTCCTCACTACGGGCTCGAAGGGTCTGCGCATGGATCACCTGCTCCGCGCCGTGGCCGACGAGTTCCGGGAGCACGAAGACATGCCGAACACCACGAATCCTGACGACTGGGCTCGGATCTCCGGCAAGAAGGGCGAGCGGATCACGTACATCCGCACGATCGTGCAGGGCAAGGGCGGAGCCGAACCCGGCCGGACGATCGAGACGACGCCCAGCACCGGGCAGTACCTGTAG
- the dop gene encoding depupylase/deamidase Dop, with protein sequence MGSETEFGVHAPNSPGANATYLSSQVIAAYARLTRSRPADPGTSWDYTDETPLRDARGWSVSRAKAHPDQLTDEPILTAEAVALAHGPAEIELDGDQEPALMNLVLGNGARLYVDHAHPEYSSPEVTNPRDALLWDLAGDVVALSTVRALAADHDREPVNLYKNNTDGKGASYGSHENYLVPRSVSFADLITGLTPFFVSRQLICGSGRVGLGQDGSAPGYQVSQRADYFEAEVGLETTMRRPIINTRDEPHAVADKYRRLHVIVGDANVSHVANYLKFGTTALVLSLIEAGKAPQVEVHEPVTTLHRLSHDTDLVEKVRLLDGRYVTGLELQWMYFEAAAKLAADSGVASAHGGDGHTAEVLRRWEQALTDLASDRDAAAGYVEWLAKLRVLEGYRNRDGLAWGDARLGLVDIQWSDVRPERGIALRLAARGALETMADAASVASAVTEPPADTRAWFRGTSIKRFPGSVVSASWDSVVFAQPGSYRLQRVPTREPLRGTKALTQALFDEHAHIEDFLAALLGERRT encoded by the coding sequence ATGGGGTCGGAGACCGAGTTCGGCGTCCACGCGCCGAATTCGCCCGGCGCCAACGCGACCTACCTGTCCTCGCAGGTCATTGCGGCGTACGCCCGCCTGACGCGGTCCAGGCCCGCCGATCCCGGCACGAGCTGGGACTACACGGACGAGACCCCGCTCCGCGACGCGCGCGGCTGGTCAGTATCCCGCGCCAAGGCGCACCCGGACCAGCTGACTGACGAGCCGATCCTCACCGCCGAGGCGGTGGCCCTCGCCCACGGCCCGGCGGAGATCGAGCTCGACGGCGACCAGGAGCCCGCCCTCATGAACCTCGTGCTCGGCAACGGCGCCCGGCTCTACGTGGACCATGCGCACCCCGAGTACTCGTCACCCGAGGTGACGAATCCCCGCGACGCGCTGCTGTGGGACCTCGCAGGCGACGTGGTCGCGCTGTCCACGGTGCGCGCGCTCGCCGCGGACCACGACCGGGAACCCGTGAACCTGTACAAGAACAACACGGACGGCAAGGGGGCCTCCTACGGCTCGCACGAGAACTATCTCGTGCCGCGGTCCGTGTCGTTCGCCGACCTCATCACCGGACTCACGCCCTTCTTCGTCTCGCGGCAGCTGATCTGCGGTTCGGGGCGCGTCGGCCTGGGCCAGGACGGCTCTGCGCCCGGCTATCAGGTGAGTCAGCGGGCGGACTACTTCGAGGCCGAGGTGGGGCTCGAGACGACGATGCGCCGACCCATCATCAACACGCGCGACGAGCCCCATGCCGTCGCAGACAAGTACCGCCGCCTCCACGTGATCGTCGGGGACGCCAACGTCAGCCACGTGGCCAACTACCTCAAGTTCGGTACCACCGCCCTCGTCCTGAGCCTCATCGAGGCGGGGAAGGCGCCCCAGGTCGAGGTCCATGAGCCGGTCACGACGCTGCACCGCCTCAGCCACGACACGGACCTGGTGGAGAAGGTGCGCCTCCTCGACGGGAGGTACGTGACGGGCCTCGAGCTGCAGTGGATGTACTTCGAGGCCGCGGCCAAGCTCGCCGCCGACTCGGGAGTCGCCTCCGCACACGGCGGCGACGGCCATACGGCGGAGGTCCTCCGCCGGTGGGAGCAGGCCCTCACCGATCTGGCGAGCGATCGGGACGCCGCGGCCGGCTACGTCGAATGGCTTGCGAAGCTCCGGGTACTCGAGGGCTACCGGAACCGTGACGGCCTCGCGTGGGGCGACGCACGGCTGGGTCTGGTGGACATCCAGTGGTCGGACGTGCGGCCCGAGCGGGGGATCGCGCTCCGCCTCGCCGCGCGCGGCGCGCTCGAGACGATGGCCGACGCCGCATCGGTCGCCTCCGCGGTCACGGAGCCGCCCGCGGACACCCGCGCCTGGTTCCGCGGGACGAGCATCAAGCGCTTCCCGGGCAGTGTGGTGAGCGCGAGCTGGGACTCTGTAGTGTTCGCCCAACCGGGCAGCTACCGGCTCCAGCGGGTACCGACCCGCGAGCCGCTGAGGGGTACCAAGGCCCTCACTCAAGCGCTGTTCGACGAGCACGCCCACATCGAGGACTTCCTCGCGGCCCTGCTCGGCGAGCGGCGCACGTAG
- a CDS encoding ubiquitin-like protein Pup produces the protein MAGQEQKSTEPRGEEEAVDVDVPAPAAAPGGAQDTESTQGVDDLLDEIDNVLETNAEEFVRGFVQKGGQ, from the coding sequence ATGGCCGGTCAGGAGCAGAAGAGCACGGAGCCCCGGGGCGAGGAGGAGGCTGTCGACGTCGACGTCCCCGCGCCGGCGGCCGCACCGGGCGGCGCCCAGGACACCGAGAGCACCCAGGGCGTCGACGATCTCCTCGACGAGATCGACAACGTCCTCGAGACCAACGCCGAGGAGTTCGTGCGCGGCTTTGTCCAGAAGGGCGGGCAGTAG
- the prcB gene encoding proteasome subunit beta: MNDFLAERVVSAATSSFTEHLAATRPDLLPFNRSLPADASAAVAHAAPQATTIVALAFAGGVLMAGDRRATMGNMIASRHIEKVFPADRFSVLGIAGTAGIAIDIARLFQVELEHYEKIEGTLLSLEGKATRLGAMIRGNLPLALQGLAAVPLFAGFDLETGVGRLFSYDVTGGRYEELEHHSVGSGSVFARGALKKLWSPGLAEQDAVRVALEALYDAADDDSATGGPDPVRQVWPVVYTVTRLGGRRVAERELGTIAEAILAERTIARREA, from the coding sequence ATGAACGACTTCCTCGCCGAGCGCGTTGTGTCCGCCGCGACCTCGTCCTTCACCGAGCACCTCGCGGCCACCCGGCCAGACCTCCTGCCCTTCAACCGGAGCCTGCCGGCCGACGCCTCGGCGGCGGTCGCGCATGCCGCCCCGCAGGCGACGACGATCGTTGCCCTGGCGTTCGCCGGCGGCGTGCTCATGGCGGGTGATCGCCGCGCGACCATGGGGAACATGATCGCGAGCCGGCACATCGAGAAGGTCTTCCCGGCCGATCGTTTCTCGGTGCTGGGCATCGCCGGGACGGCGGGCATCGCGATCGACATCGCCCGCCTGTTCCAGGTCGAGCTCGAGCACTACGAGAAGATCGAGGGCACGCTCCTGAGCCTTGAGGGCAAGGCAACGCGACTCGGCGCGATGATCCGGGGGAACCTGCCGCTGGCACTACAGGGCCTCGCGGCGGTCCCCCTCTTCGCCGGCTTCGACCTCGAGACCGGCGTCGGCCGCCTCTTCTCCTACGATGTCACGGGCGGACGGTATGAGGAGCTCGAGCACCACTCCGTGGGCTCGGGATCGGTCTTCGCCCGGGGCGCCCTGAAGAAGCTGTGGAGCCCCGGCCTCGCAGAGCAGGACGCCGTGCGTGTGGCACTTGAGGCCCTGTACGACGCCGCCGATGACGACTCGGCGACCGGCGGACCCGACCCCGTGCGGCAGGTCTGGCCCGTCGTCTACACCGTGACCCGGCTCGGTGGGCGCCGCGTGGCAGAGCGCGAGCTGGGGACCATTGCCGAGGCCATCCTCGCCGAACGCACCATCGCCCGACGGGAGGCCTGA
- the prcA gene encoding proteasome subunit alpha: protein MTQQFYVSPEQLMKDRADFARKGIARGRSVVVLSCRDGIALVAENPSPSLHKIGEIYDKIAFAAVGKYNEFESLRQAGVRYADVRGYSYDREDVTGRGLASVYAQSLGAVFTAEQKPFEVELTVAEVGGDVDHDHLFRLTFDGSIADERRFVVMGGNAERVAEAVIDGWTSQAALDEAIRLAARALQEDRTEPVTLEVAVLDRDSETTRGSRRAFRRIGPDELRAILDGTAEQAV, encoded by the coding sequence ATGACCCAGCAGTTCTACGTCTCGCCCGAACAGCTCATGAAGGACCGGGCCGACTTCGCCCGGAAGGGCATTGCCCGCGGCCGCTCCGTCGTGGTCCTCAGCTGCCGGGACGGCATCGCGCTCGTCGCGGAGAACCCCTCGCCCTCGCTCCACAAGATCGGCGAGATCTACGACAAGATTGCGTTCGCCGCCGTCGGCAAGTACAACGAGTTCGAGAGCCTCCGCCAGGCCGGCGTCAGGTACGCAGACGTACGTGGGTACTCCTACGACCGCGAGGACGTCACGGGCCGTGGCCTCGCGAGCGTGTATGCCCAGAGCCTGGGCGCGGTCTTCACGGCCGAGCAGAAGCCCTTCGAGGTCGAGCTCACGGTGGCCGAGGTGGGCGGCGACGTCGACCACGATCACCTCTTCAGGCTCACATTCGACGGCTCGATCGCCGACGAGCGGCGCTTCGTGGTGATGGGAGGCAACGCGGAGCGCGTCGCGGAGGCGGTGATCGACGGCTGGACCTCCCAGGCCGCGTTGGACGAGGCGATCCGGCTCGCGGCGCGCGCCCTGCAGGAGGACCGGACCGAGCCTGTGACCCTCGAGGTGGCAGTCCTCGACCGGGATTCCGAGACGACGCGCGGGAGCCGCAGGGCCTTCCGCCGGATCGGCCCGGACGAGCTGCGCGCGATCCTCGACGGCACCGCAGAGCAGGCGGTCTGA